The Euwallacea fornicatus isolate EFF26 chromosome 3, ASM4011564v1, whole genome shotgun sequence genome has a segment encoding these proteins:
- the LOC136350577 gene encoding zinc finger protein basonuclin-2-like isoform X2, which yields MPADPHSNSHRFPSHRNGTTQILTLPSAACTNKDLDRKAYQPPKLCAPVKCTAPNCKCDNFIPGRIRMRYCETCNHSWISHALDKLGLRHLFNTSAPEPVHVNVTFDVASLILYGCQALPIRLKILLDRLFSVLQKDEVIQVLHGFGWTTGDYARGYILQEPHSSILDRWSICNPEEEPLVLQQFLRFQETRAITQQLILAQQTLQDRTLERLERHHNSHHRAMSPSRRLSPPNVPASVFHSQPHAMSPNQKHPLGFIKMPSISSSQIPSTTPSSITSSPLNRLQSMTFDYRKLNPASLPTFPSRVSPEISRRLAPDNEPLGLNLSISTSMSSCLPPPPTLSHPSAAMVSANALAAANLVASSFPSLISGRLSSGSKSPSSADHFPGNNNSEEDDDADENSYSALNLSRDRDSLKTLKQQTHPQPRMLPGRKPSTPTKRQWGSPGLPLNLGTQFINPATGKKRVQCNVCLKTFCDKGALKIHFSAVHLREMHKCTVEGCNMMFSSRRSRNRHSANPNPKLHSPHLRRKISPHDGRSSQSHPLLIPPQTGLPLPAAALNPLNPFGAFPLLTPPPEIKYHSLASLDFKPTLDLSVQRNIEDRNAEKSARDFSALALSSSSQIHSEEDDDEEGIVVVGGDEYDDVAHDRPCSVEIESKHDHSRPETLHSEHVSKPLSPEAPLNEPLDVTTKSLENKHKETILRPPSPSDQPEDFSMPSKRQKLSVSDADEEALSNNESNEDSQSVVENHAVRDEASNTQTSKRKRKSQNPTRCTVPAIIEDTVSDGDSSNDVFIDPRLRSEAESADCKKEIKMEEDCESPLDLGKRSPDVNANEPEKLIATEIKTSLAPLFLIDKLKKEKMNHEYDAAEDNEDRPASSVESNKSDESFDSSNALRRLESLSHGNFSEWMSKGFHLEVTPPGSQFPPIGFMMGGGPPSPARSQASSAGSSVEGESPDENSQNQLYGHFDNGQFISTMDVPIDKDNPRRCTACGKIFQNHFGVKTHYQNVHLKLMHKCNVDGCNAAFPSKRSRDRHSANLNLHRKLLSTSSDKGSPGLSPFSNFAANPALHGDFLARLYTDEVFKNHPIPPNMDQLLLNGDRIAPPQLLLPPPLGVLPFPLGNFSHFGHFKSSSLSKERSSTSSSPVSSPPPPSTASSASPVKYTHCVEEDGPTPDKEGNLPCRFCRISFSTPGHLKEHCEKEHISEMFKCTIIGCPKVFMSRTRRNIHSENESLHAKKEADVS from the exons CATTGGACAAGTTGGGCCTGCGACATCTCTTCAATACCAGTGCTCCTGAGCCGGTGCATGTGAACGTAACGTTCGACGTAGctagtttaattttatacgGATGTCAAGCGTTACCGATTCGTCTCAAAATTCTTCTGGATCGATTGTTTTCTGTGCTTCAAAAGGACGAAGTGATTCAAGTGCTGCATGGATTTGGTTGGACAACTGGCGATTACGCTAGAGGATATATTTTGCAG GAGCCACACTCCAGCATTCTGGACCGATGGAGCATCTGTAACCCAGAGGAGGAGCCGCTGGTCCTCCAACAGTTTCTGCGATTTCAAGAAACAAGAGCCATAACGCAGCAATTGATTTTAGCGCAACAGACCCTTCAGGACCGCACCCTGGAGCGTCTGGAGCGGCATCACAATTCACACCATCGGGCGATGTCGCCTAGCCGTCGCCTTTCTCCACCGAACGTTCCTGCATCTGTCTTCCATTCACAACCACACGCGATGTCTCCCAACCAGAAGCACCCCTTAGGTTTCATAAAAATGCCTTCGATTAGTAGTAGCCAGATTCCTTCAACAACGCCCAGTAGTATAACCAGTAGTCCGCTCAATCGACTTCAAAGTATGACTTTCGATTATCGGAAACTTAATCCGGCAAGTCTTCCGACTTTCCCTAGCCGCGTTAGTCCAGAGATAAGTAGGCGCTTAGCCCCAGACAACGAGCCTCTAGGGTTAAATTTAAGCATATCAACTTCAATGTCTAGCTGCCTACCACCTCCTCCGACTTTAAGCCACCCATCTGCCGCAATGGTGTCAGCAAATGCGTTGGCTGCAGCCAACTTGGTCGCCTCCTCCTTTCCTAGCTTAATATCAGGAAGGCTGTCAAGCGGAAGTAAATCGCCATCTAGTGCCGATCATTTTCCTGGAAATAATAACAGTGAGGAAGATGATGATGCCGATGAAAATTCTTATAGTGCTCTGAACTTAAGTCGCGACAGAGACTctttaaaaactcttaaacAACAAACGCACCCTCAACCGAGAATGTTACCAGGTCGAAAGCCTTCCACTCCAACAAAGCGACAGTGGGGTTCCCCGGGTTTACCTCTTAACTTGGGAACACAGTTTATTAATCCGGCTACTGGTAAGAAAAGAGTGCAGTGCAATGTTTGTCTCAAGACTTTTTGCGACAAAGGTGCTTTAAAGATACACTTTTCGGCGGTGCATTTGCGGGAAATGCACAAATGTACAGTAGAGGGATGTAATATGATGTTTAGTTCACGCCGGTCTCGCAACAGACATAGCGCTAATCCAAACCCCAAATTACATTCGCCCCACTTGCGACGAAAAATATCGCCTCATGATGGACGCAGTTCTCAATCACATCCGTTGCTGATTCCACCTCAAACGGGCCTACCCCTTCCAGCTGCAGCTTTAAATCCTTTGAATCCATTCGGAGCTTTTCCTTTATTAACTCCTCCTCCAGAAATAAAGTACCACTCATTGGCTTCCTTAGATTTTAAGCCGACCCTGGATTTAAGTGTGCAAAGAAACATCGAGGATAGGAATGCAGAAAAAAGCGCAAGGGACTTCAGCGCCTTAGCTTTGAGTTCCTCTAGTCAAATACATTCTGAAGAAGACGATGATGAAGAAGGCATCGTGGTAGTGGGAGGCGATGAATATGATGATGTGGCACACGACAGACCATGTTCAGTGGAAATCGAAAGTAAACATGATCATTCAAGGCCAGAGACGTTACACTCAGAACATGTTTCAAAGCCACTCAGTCCTGAAGCTCCCCTGAATGAACCGCTGGATGTTACAACAAAATCACtagaaaacaaacacaaagaAACCATATTGCGGCCACCTTCACCTTCTGACCAACCAGAAGATTTCAGCATGCCCTCCAAGAGGCAAAAACTATCAGTTTCAGACGCCGATGAAGAAGCCTTAAGTAATAATGAGAGCAATGAAGATTCGCAGAGTGTGGTTGAAAACCACGCTGTTCGAGATGAGGCCAGTAACACACAGACCAGTAAAAGAAAGCGAAAAAGCCAAAACCCTACTAGATGCACAGTTCCTGCTATTATAGAAGATACTGTCAGTGATGGAGACTCTTCCAATGACGTCTTCATTGATCCTAGACTAAGGTCGGAGGCAGAAAGTGCAGACTGTAAAAAAGAGATTAAAATGGAAGAAGATTGTGAGTCGCCTTTGGACCTTGGCAAAAGAAGTCCGGATGTTAACGCCAATGAACCGGAAAAACTCATAGCAACCGAGATTAAGACCTCTTTGGCacctctttttttaattgacaagctaaaaaaagaaaaaatgaatcacGAGTACGATGCTGCAGAAGATAATGAAGATCGGCCGGCAAGCTCAGTGGAAAGCAATAAAAGCGACGAATCGTTTGATTCCTCGAATGCCCTGCGTCGTTTGGAAAGTCTTTCTCATGGAAATTTTAGCGAGTGGATGTCAAAGGGGTTTCACTTGGAAGTCACGCCACCCGGAAGCCAATTTCCACCCATAGGATTCATGATGGGCGGTGGCCCTCCGAGTCCAGCGCGCTCCCAAGCTTCATCGGCCGGAAGCAGTGTTGAAGGAGAGTCACCAGATGAAAACAGTCAAAATCAACTCTATGGCCATTTTGATAATGGTCAATTTATTAGTACTATGGATGTGCCTATTGATAAAGATAATCCAAGGAGGTGCACCGCCTGCGGTAAAATTTTCCAGAACCACTTTGGAGTTAAAACTCACTATCAGAACGTTCACTTGAAGCTCATGCACAAGTGCAACGTCGACGGATGCAACGCAGCATTTCCGTCGAAAAGAAGTAGAGACCGGCACAGTGCAAATCTAAATTTACATCGGAAACTTTTATCTACGTCGTCAGATAAGGGCAGTCCCGGCTTGTCgccattttcaaactttgccgCTAATCCTGCTTTGCACGGAGACTTTCTGGCTAGGCTCTATACGGAcgaagtatttaaaaaccatCCAATACCTCCTAACATGGATCAGCTACTGCTCAACGGAGATAGAATTGCCCCTCCGCAACTTCTCTTGCCTCCCCCCTTAGGAGTTCTACCGTTTCCTTTAGGAAACTTCAGTCATTTCGGCCACTTTAAAAGTTCCTCCCTGAGCAAAGAGAGATCTTCTACGTCAAGTTCACCAGTTTCGTCTCCACCTCCTCCGTCAACGGCATCTAGCGCTAGTCCTGTTAAGTATACCCACTGTGTAGAAGAAGATGGCCCTACTCCTGACAAAGAGGGAAATCTACCATGTAGATTTTGTAGAATATCTTTCAGCACTCCAGGGCACCTGAAAGAACATTGCGAGAAGGAACATATCTCGGAAATGTTCAAATGCACGATTATTGGGTGTCCGAAAGTGTTCATGTCGCGAACGCGCAGGAATATTCATTCGGAAAATGAGTCTTTGCACGCGAAGAAAGAGGCGGATGTGTCGTGA
- the LOC136350577 gene encoding zinc finger protein basonuclin-2-like isoform X1 — MSTSHHPLRPVLNWASVASWFFKPEAPIFAKMPADPHSNSHRFPSHRNGTTQILTLPSAACTNKDLDRKAYQPPKLCAPVKCTAPNCKCDNFIPGRIRMRYCETCNHSWISHALDKLGLRHLFNTSAPEPVHVNVTFDVASLILYGCQALPIRLKILLDRLFSVLQKDEVIQVLHGFGWTTGDYARGYILQEPHSSILDRWSICNPEEEPLVLQQFLRFQETRAITQQLILAQQTLQDRTLERLERHHNSHHRAMSPSRRLSPPNVPASVFHSQPHAMSPNQKHPLGFIKMPSISSSQIPSTTPSSITSSPLNRLQSMTFDYRKLNPASLPTFPSRVSPEISRRLAPDNEPLGLNLSISTSMSSCLPPPPTLSHPSAAMVSANALAAANLVASSFPSLISGRLSSGSKSPSSADHFPGNNNSEEDDDADENSYSALNLSRDRDSLKTLKQQTHPQPRMLPGRKPSTPTKRQWGSPGLPLNLGTQFINPATGKKRVQCNVCLKTFCDKGALKIHFSAVHLREMHKCTVEGCNMMFSSRRSRNRHSANPNPKLHSPHLRRKISPHDGRSSQSHPLLIPPQTGLPLPAAALNPLNPFGAFPLLTPPPEIKYHSLASLDFKPTLDLSVQRNIEDRNAEKSARDFSALALSSSSQIHSEEDDDEEGIVVVGGDEYDDVAHDRPCSVEIESKHDHSRPETLHSEHVSKPLSPEAPLNEPLDVTTKSLENKHKETILRPPSPSDQPEDFSMPSKRQKLSVSDADEEALSNNESNEDSQSVVENHAVRDEASNTQTSKRKRKSQNPTRCTVPAIIEDTVSDGDSSNDVFIDPRLRSEAESADCKKEIKMEEDCESPLDLGKRSPDVNANEPEKLIATEIKTSLAPLFLIDKLKKEKMNHEYDAAEDNEDRPASSVESNKSDESFDSSNALRRLESLSHGNFSEWMSKGFHLEVTPPGSQFPPIGFMMGGGPPSPARSQASSAGSSVEGESPDENSQNQLYGHFDNGQFISTMDVPIDKDNPRRCTACGKIFQNHFGVKTHYQNVHLKLMHKCNVDGCNAAFPSKRSRDRHSANLNLHRKLLSTSSDKGSPGLSPFSNFAANPALHGDFLARLYTDEVFKNHPIPPNMDQLLLNGDRIAPPQLLLPPPLGVLPFPLGNFSHFGHFKSSSLSKERSSTSSSPVSSPPPPSTASSASPVKYTHCVEEDGPTPDKEGNLPCRFCRISFSTPGHLKEHCEKEHISEMFKCTIIGCPKVFMSRTRRNIHSENESLHAKKEADVS; from the exons CATTGGACAAGTTGGGCCTGCGACATCTCTTCAATACCAGTGCTCCTGAGCCGGTGCATGTGAACGTAACGTTCGACGTAGctagtttaattttatacgGATGTCAAGCGTTACCGATTCGTCTCAAAATTCTTCTGGATCGATTGTTTTCTGTGCTTCAAAAGGACGAAGTGATTCAAGTGCTGCATGGATTTGGTTGGACAACTGGCGATTACGCTAGAGGATATATTTTGCAG GAGCCACACTCCAGCATTCTGGACCGATGGAGCATCTGTAACCCAGAGGAGGAGCCGCTGGTCCTCCAACAGTTTCTGCGATTTCAAGAAACAAGAGCCATAACGCAGCAATTGATTTTAGCGCAACAGACCCTTCAGGACCGCACCCTGGAGCGTCTGGAGCGGCATCACAATTCACACCATCGGGCGATGTCGCCTAGCCGTCGCCTTTCTCCACCGAACGTTCCTGCATCTGTCTTCCATTCACAACCACACGCGATGTCTCCCAACCAGAAGCACCCCTTAGGTTTCATAAAAATGCCTTCGATTAGTAGTAGCCAGATTCCTTCAACAACGCCCAGTAGTATAACCAGTAGTCCGCTCAATCGACTTCAAAGTATGACTTTCGATTATCGGAAACTTAATCCGGCAAGTCTTCCGACTTTCCCTAGCCGCGTTAGTCCAGAGATAAGTAGGCGCTTAGCCCCAGACAACGAGCCTCTAGGGTTAAATTTAAGCATATCAACTTCAATGTCTAGCTGCCTACCACCTCCTCCGACTTTAAGCCACCCATCTGCCGCAATGGTGTCAGCAAATGCGTTGGCTGCAGCCAACTTGGTCGCCTCCTCCTTTCCTAGCTTAATATCAGGAAGGCTGTCAAGCGGAAGTAAATCGCCATCTAGTGCCGATCATTTTCCTGGAAATAATAACAGTGAGGAAGATGATGATGCCGATGAAAATTCTTATAGTGCTCTGAACTTAAGTCGCGACAGAGACTctttaaaaactcttaaacAACAAACGCACCCTCAACCGAGAATGTTACCAGGTCGAAAGCCTTCCACTCCAACAAAGCGACAGTGGGGTTCCCCGGGTTTACCTCTTAACTTGGGAACACAGTTTATTAATCCGGCTACTGGTAAGAAAAGAGTGCAGTGCAATGTTTGTCTCAAGACTTTTTGCGACAAAGGTGCTTTAAAGATACACTTTTCGGCGGTGCATTTGCGGGAAATGCACAAATGTACAGTAGAGGGATGTAATATGATGTTTAGTTCACGCCGGTCTCGCAACAGACATAGCGCTAATCCAAACCCCAAATTACATTCGCCCCACTTGCGACGAAAAATATCGCCTCATGATGGACGCAGTTCTCAATCACATCCGTTGCTGATTCCACCTCAAACGGGCCTACCCCTTCCAGCTGCAGCTTTAAATCCTTTGAATCCATTCGGAGCTTTTCCTTTATTAACTCCTCCTCCAGAAATAAAGTACCACTCATTGGCTTCCTTAGATTTTAAGCCGACCCTGGATTTAAGTGTGCAAAGAAACATCGAGGATAGGAATGCAGAAAAAAGCGCAAGGGACTTCAGCGCCTTAGCTTTGAGTTCCTCTAGTCAAATACATTCTGAAGAAGACGATGATGAAGAAGGCATCGTGGTAGTGGGAGGCGATGAATATGATGATGTGGCACACGACAGACCATGTTCAGTGGAAATCGAAAGTAAACATGATCATTCAAGGCCAGAGACGTTACACTCAGAACATGTTTCAAAGCCACTCAGTCCTGAAGCTCCCCTGAATGAACCGCTGGATGTTACAACAAAATCACtagaaaacaaacacaaagaAACCATATTGCGGCCACCTTCACCTTCTGACCAACCAGAAGATTTCAGCATGCCCTCCAAGAGGCAAAAACTATCAGTTTCAGACGCCGATGAAGAAGCCTTAAGTAATAATGAGAGCAATGAAGATTCGCAGAGTGTGGTTGAAAACCACGCTGTTCGAGATGAGGCCAGTAACACACAGACCAGTAAAAGAAAGCGAAAAAGCCAAAACCCTACTAGATGCACAGTTCCTGCTATTATAGAAGATACTGTCAGTGATGGAGACTCTTCCAATGACGTCTTCATTGATCCTAGACTAAGGTCGGAGGCAGAAAGTGCAGACTGTAAAAAAGAGATTAAAATGGAAGAAGATTGTGAGTCGCCTTTGGACCTTGGCAAAAGAAGTCCGGATGTTAACGCCAATGAACCGGAAAAACTCATAGCAACCGAGATTAAGACCTCTTTGGCacctctttttttaattgacaagctaaaaaaagaaaaaatgaatcacGAGTACGATGCTGCAGAAGATAATGAAGATCGGCCGGCAAGCTCAGTGGAAAGCAATAAAAGCGACGAATCGTTTGATTCCTCGAATGCCCTGCGTCGTTTGGAAAGTCTTTCTCATGGAAATTTTAGCGAGTGGATGTCAAAGGGGTTTCACTTGGAAGTCACGCCACCCGGAAGCCAATTTCCACCCATAGGATTCATGATGGGCGGTGGCCCTCCGAGTCCAGCGCGCTCCCAAGCTTCATCGGCCGGAAGCAGTGTTGAAGGAGAGTCACCAGATGAAAACAGTCAAAATCAACTCTATGGCCATTTTGATAATGGTCAATTTATTAGTACTATGGATGTGCCTATTGATAAAGATAATCCAAGGAGGTGCACCGCCTGCGGTAAAATTTTCCAGAACCACTTTGGAGTTAAAACTCACTATCAGAACGTTCACTTGAAGCTCATGCACAAGTGCAACGTCGACGGATGCAACGCAGCATTTCCGTCGAAAAGAAGTAGAGACCGGCACAGTGCAAATCTAAATTTACATCGGAAACTTTTATCTACGTCGTCAGATAAGGGCAGTCCCGGCTTGTCgccattttcaaactttgccgCTAATCCTGCTTTGCACGGAGACTTTCTGGCTAGGCTCTATACGGAcgaagtatttaaaaaccatCCAATACCTCCTAACATGGATCAGCTACTGCTCAACGGAGATAGAATTGCCCCTCCGCAACTTCTCTTGCCTCCCCCCTTAGGAGTTCTACCGTTTCCTTTAGGAAACTTCAGTCATTTCGGCCACTTTAAAAGTTCCTCCCTGAGCAAAGAGAGATCTTCTACGTCAAGTTCACCAGTTTCGTCTCCACCTCCTCCGTCAACGGCATCTAGCGCTAGTCCTGTTAAGTATACCCACTGTGTAGAAGAAGATGGCCCTACTCCTGACAAAGAGGGAAATCTACCATGTAGATTTTGTAGAATATCTTTCAGCACTCCAGGGCACCTGAAAGAACATTGCGAGAAGGAACATATCTCGGAAATGTTCAAATGCACGATTATTGGGTGTCCGAAAGTGTTCATGTCGCGAACGCGCAGGAATATTCATTCGGAAAATGAGTCTTTGCACGCGAAGAAAGAGGCGGATGTGTCGTGA